In a single window of the Pocillopora verrucosa isolate sample1 chromosome 4, ASM3666991v2, whole genome shotgun sequence genome:
- the LOC131795946 gene encoding LOW QUALITY PROTEIN: hamartin (The sequence of the model RefSeq protein was modified relative to this genomic sequence to represent the inferred CDS: deleted 2 bases in 1 codon; substituted 1 base at 1 genomic stop codon), protein MHAAEGTWTLPSQGEFSLLDLDADNIKTVEETTKRIQENLHSSRDSGLLNTMMEYYLKTRSPTCLQILSGIHEARAQALFEKMNECLKHAPSRLDTLSLLGHIVRRQPSWLYKIIDTSLFESLLKCMKGDEDVLVLTSGVLTITTLLPLVPASIGHCLQDLFEIFSRLSYFRVRHSGNAPEVHLLHLHVAVYMFFHRLYAMYPNNFLAYLRVTYSKPSKQKLFQKAIKPMMEHVKLHPCIITETVHTETEKHRWRQKEPHDIVIECMKLSLDPVDRMQEKGSLMSSWTFKHSHQDLFADKSISSVLTTSGDSQGPEPSRLKERRMSDSATQTGKSLQSGDSGTGSESLPIIATDRIELNATPGWSPSDVCGLNTPPSSQMSPSTSYPDLVASIPIQSHCSTPGIVYTPGQSPTTSLGDDLQGYSSSPSVTAGSRGKFVTSGGMNNGKGNSVKGGKAASQEGPLTRTLISLLAEQSYDSAPAAIGEQQTSMPGNSTKCEKDNFDAALSDRQNLLTSPNADEVHEEVFNEDPLTLSTEQFQLSIISPKEEFRDSNDQKDCDPDARKLDTVESWKDAMCNDVMEDALTPVCGRSLDAETLSNTPINETNESTNVCSCIEVQDTESSDISYAHAVPNVSSMSEEASKSLVTVPDLHVHQEQTKLGEVDENETSLKWDECSLNVSKPHALIQAGLQDHLPLQAWDLIAAFPQLLPLFRNEQEQTVNSTMADREDLGTQPQMHCITPVEILDNYLKTGKGIHNGELTRXEYDPLVNQAGTVWTHFGGDPPLDEVEILRGQVKLLHNQLLFERHKCDLHAIRNRRLVGKTLKAVQYQEELQATKDQLRLQEDKMRELTDALNNKVEENRKFKGITSAWDQQQRMQLSDLSKENTQLKNTQRELLEKLEVQQKDFDTKQTEVNQARARIFTLEKELDHLKTCLAEKDRLSDQMDHLVKEHLIMGELNQQQKDTIKKLSLLEGQNPESSMQLHSCHRELSAAKQTVKRQKAELEALNAKLADIESLTNSKDIEIRELKKFSELLKGTYNGKIESLEEKYNAQKKVIQALESHILHVQQWESGKKEEMERNPTIQLI, encoded by the exons ATGCATGCAGCCGAGGGGACGTGGACTCTTCCAAGTCAGGGAGAGTTTTCCCTGCTCGATCTAGATGCAGATAACATTAAAACTGTGGAAGAGACTACAAAGCGGATTCAGGAAAACCTTCACTCTTCTCGTGATTCAGGGTTGTTAAATACCATGATGGAATATTACTTAAAAACGCGTTCCCCTACATGTTTGCAGATTTTGAGCGGCATCCACGAAGCGCGAGCTCAG gcattatttgagaaaatgaaCGAATGCCTGAAACATGCGCCGTCCCGTTTGGACACCCTATCGCTACTAGGTCATATTGTGCGAAGGCAG CCTTCCTGGTTGTACAAGATTATAGACACATCCTTGTTTGAAAGTCTCTTGAAGTGCATGAAG GGAGATGAAGATGTGTTGGTTTTAACAAGTGGTGTTTTAACCATTACGACTTTGTTACCATTGGTACCAGCCTCTATTGGTCATTGTTTACAGGATTTGTTTGAGATATTCTCCAGACTGTCCTATTTTAGAGTTCGTCATTCAG GTAATGCCCCAGAAGTGCACCTCCTCCACCTTCACGTCGCAGTATACATGTTTTTTCATCGTCTGTATGCCATGTATCCTAACAATTTCCTGGCATACCTGAGAGTAACCTACAGTAAGCCTTCCAAACAGAAACTTTTCCAGAAGGCAATTAAG CCAATGATGGAGCATGTGAAACTTCACCCATGTATTATTACAGAAACTGTGCACACCGAGACGGAAAAACACAG GTGGCGACAAAAAGAGCCTCACGATATTGTGATAGAATGCATGAAGCTGTCACTGGACCCAGTTGATAGAATGCAAGAGAAGGGAAGTTTAATGTCATCATGGACTTTCAAGCATAGTCACCAAGACCTTTTTGCAGACAAATCCATCAGCTCTGTATTGACAACATCAGGTGATAGTCAAGGACCTGAACCAAGCAGATTAAAAGAACGTCGTATGTCAGACTCTGCAACACAGACTGGCAAATCTCTACAAAGTGGTGACAGTGGCACTGGGTCTGAAAGTTTGCCAATTATTGCTACCGACAGGATTGAGTTAAATGCAACTCCTGGCTGGAGTCCTTCTGATGTTTGTGGGTTAAACACCCCACCATCATCTCAGATGTCGCCTTCAACAAGCTATCCCGATCTAGTAGCATCCATACCTATCCAGTCTCACTGCAGTACCCCAGGAATAGTTTACACCCCAGGGCAATCCCCGACAACATCTCTTGGGGACGACTTACAAGGATATTCAAGCTCACCTTCAGTGACTGCTGGCAGTAGAGGAAAGTTTGTGACTTCAGGGGGGATGAACAATGGAAAGGGGAATTCAGTTAAAGGTGGGAAGGCTGCTAGTCAAGAGGGGCCATTAACCAGAACTTTAATATCATTGTTAGCTGAGCAAAGTTATGATTCAGCCCCTGCAGCCATTGGGGAACAACAGACATCAATGCCAGGGAATTCAACAAAATGTGAGAAAGACAACTTTGATGCAGCTCTATCTGATAGACAAAATTTACTGACTTCTCCAAATGCTGATGAAGTACATGAAGAGGTGTTTAATGAGGATCCCTTGACTTTAAGTACAGAACAATTTCAATTATCAATTATTTCTCCTAAGGAGGAATTTAGAGACTCTAATGACCAAAAGGATTGTGATCCAGATGCAAGAAAACTTGACACAGTTGAGTCATGGAAGGATGCTATGTGTAATGATGTTATGGAAGATGCATTAACCCCTGTATGTGGTCGATCTTTAGATGCAGAAACATTATCAAACACACCCATTAACGAAACCAATGAATCCACAAATGTTTGTTCTTGTATAGAAGTTCAGGACACAGAGAGTAGTGATATATCATATGCTCATGCTGTCCCTAATGTTTCATCAATGAGTGAAGAAGCAAGCAAGTCTTTAGTGACTGTACCTGATTTACATGTACACCAAGAGCAAACAAAGTTGGGAGAAGTGGACGAAAATGAAACAAGCCTGAAGTGGGATGAATGCTCCTTAAATGTTTCCAAACCACACGCTCTAATTCAAGCTGGGCTGCAGGACCACCTTCCATTGCAAGCATGGGACTTGATCGCAGCTTTTCCACAGCTGTTGCCATTGTTTAGAAATGAACAGGAGCAGACTGTTAACAGTACTATGGCTGACAGAGAGGACTTGGGAACACAACCACAGATGCATTGTATAACGCCAGTTGAGATTCTTGACAATTACCTGAAAACAGGCAAGGGCATACACAATGGTGAACTCACAAGGTAAGAATAT GATCCTCTTGTCAATCAAGCTGGTACAGTTTGGACTCATTTTGGAG GTGATCCTCCATTAGATGAAGTAGAGATTTTGAGAGGACAAGTTAAGTTGCTTCATAATCAGCTATTGTTTGAGCGACACAAGTGTGATCTTCATGCTATCCGTAACAGGAGACTTGTAGGGAAGACACTCAAGGCTGTACAGTATCAGGAAGAACTTCAGGCCACA AAAGATCAGCTGAGACTACAGGAGGATAAAATGAGGGAACTTACTGATGCACTCAATAATAAAGTGGAAGAAAACAG GAAATTTAAAGGAATCACTTCTGCATGGGATCAACAACAACGGATGCAGCTGAG TGATTTGTCGAAAGAGAATACTCAGTTGAAAAACACACAAAGGGAACTCCTTGAGAAGCTTGAAGTGCAGCAGAAAGATTTTGATACAAAGCAAACT GAGGTTAACCAGGCAAGAGCTAGAATATTCACATTGGAAAAAGAGTTAGATCATCTGAAAACATGCTTAGCAGAAAAAGACCGGCTATCAGATCAG ATGGATCACCTTGTCAAGGAACACCTGATCATGGGAGAATTAAATCAACAACAGAAAGATACAATTAAGAAACTTAGTCTGCTTGAGGGACAGAATCCGGAAAGCAGCATGCAGTTACATAGTTGCCACAGGGA ACTTTCAGCTGCCAAACAGACAGTGAAAAGGCAGAAAGCTGAACTTGAAGCTCTGAATGCAAAACTTGCAGATATAGAATCACTCACTAATAGCAAG GATATCGAAATcagagaattaaagaaattctcTGAACTGTTGAAAGGAACTTACAATGGAAAAATAGAG
- the LOC131796010 gene encoding membrane protein FAM174-like, whose translation MNILLKLVIFAVCVSLAPAQEVHVQDLNGTTPKPAPTSKSLVRNETTTTTLSTTRISTPTSFNSTEEVNSTLILTYHVSGGSTNGMLQRSLYVAIGISTLVALYFIVRTLKTRGRRKAKKYGVIHGAASVELQPLDRDVDEEEEDMTLFDMKDAKRPLK comes from the exons ATGAACATCTTACTGAAGCTGGTGATTTTCGCCGTTTGCGTCTCTTTAGCTCCTGCACAAG AAGTTCATGTGCAGGACCTCAATGGCACAACCCCAAAACCTGCACCTACATCCAAATCCTTGGTAAGAAATGAAACTACTACAACCACACTTTCCACAACCAGAATTTCTACACCCACAAGTTTTAACAGCACAGAAGAAGTGAATTCAACCTTGATTCTTACTTACCATGTCAGTGGTGGTTCAACTAATGGTATGCTTCAGAGGTCATTATATGTG gCCATAGGAATCAGTACTCTTGTTGCACTTTACTTTATCGTCCGAACCCTTAAAACAAGAGGAAGACGGAAAGCTAAGAA gTATGGGGTAATCCATGGGGCAGCATCCGTGGAATTGCAGCCACTAGACAGAGATGTTGATGAGGAAGAAGAGGATATGACTCTTTTTGATATGAAAGATGCAAAACGACCATTGAAATAA